A DNA window from Camelina sativa cultivar DH55 chromosome 13, Cs, whole genome shotgun sequence contains the following coding sequences:
- the LOC104735876 gene encoding glucan endo-1,3-beta-glucosidase 8-like produces the protein MSNQRKQRTTAIIFLYITISTVYLNSRDVSALGVNWGTMATHQLPPKTVVQMLKDNNVKKVKLFDADTNTMVALAGSGIEVMVAIPNDQLKAMGSYNRARDWVRRNITRFNDDVKIKYVAVGNEPFLTAYNGSFINLTYPALFHIQKALNEAGVGDFIKATVPLNADVYNSPPENPVPSAGSFRQDIFEEMKLIVNFLAHNKAPFTVNIYPFLSLYLSSDFPFDYAFFNGQNTVSDNGVIYTNVFDANFDTLLASLRALGHGDMTVIVGEVGWPTDGDKNANIPNAERFYSGLLPKLAGNRGTPMRPGYIEVYLFGFIDEDAKSIAPGNFERHWGIFKYDGQPKFPADLSGEGQKKMLNGAQSVQYLQNQWCMLNPNAHTFSNNTNQLGDNVNYACTFSDCTALGYGTSCGNLDEVGNASYAFNMYFQVHDQKAEACDFEGLAIITTHNISREQCNFPIQIGDPTSGHSDHNHRFGSIIGVGLVSMLVLVMAL, from the exons ATGAGTAACCAACGGAAACAGAGAACCACCGCCATCATCTTCCTCTACATCACCATCTCCACCGTATATTTAAACTCCCGCGACGTATCCGCCTTGGGAGTAAACTGGGGTACGATGGCAACTCACCAGCTCCCTCCAAAGACGGTAGTACAGATGTTGAAAGACAACAACGTTAAAAAAGTGAAGCTTTTCGATGCCGACACAAACACCATGGTAGCTCTTGCTGGCTCCGGCATCGAAGTTATGGTTGCAATCCCTAACGATCAGCTCAAAGCCATGGGAAGCTATAACAGAGCTAGAGATTGGGTTCGAAGAAACATCACTCGTTTCAACGACGACGTTAAAATCAA ATACGTCGCCGTTGGGAATGAGCCCTTTTTAACAGCTTACAATGGATCATTCATTAACCTAACGTATCCAGCACTCTTCCACATCCAAAAAGCATTAAACGAAGCCGGAGTTGGAGATTTCATCAAAGCCACCGTACCTTTAAACGCGGACGTCTACAACTCTCCACCGGAGAATCCAGTTCCTTCCGCAGGAAGTTTCCGTCAAGACATCTTTGAAGAGATGAAACTCATAGTAAACTTTTTAGCTCATAACAAAGCTCCCTTCACTGTCAACATTTACCCTTTCCTAAGTCTTTACCTCAGCAGCGACTTCCCTTTCGACTACGCTTTCTTCAACGGCCAGAACACCGTTAGTGATAATGGCGTTATCTACACAAACGTCTTTGATGCTAATTTCGATACCCTCTTGGCTTCGCTTAGAGCATTGGGTCATGGAGACATGACTGTTATAGTCGGAGAAGTTGGTTGGCCAACGGATGGTGACAAGAACGCTAATATCCCAAACGCAGAACGGTTCTACTCAGGTCTGCTTCCTAAGCTAGCAGGAAACAGAGGAACACCTATGCGTCCCGGTTACATCGAAGTTTATCTCTTCGGGTTCATCGATGAAGATGCAAAGAGTATAGCTCCTGGTAACTTTGAACGTCACTGGGGGATATTCAAATACGATGGCCAACCGAAGTTTCCGGCGGATTTGTCAGGGGAAGGTCAAAAGAAGATGTTGAATGGAGCTCAAAGTGTTCAGTATTTGCAAAACCAGTGGTGTATGTTAAACCCTAATGCCCACACTTTTAGTAACAATACTAACCAGCTTGGGGATAATGTAAACTACGCGTGTACCTTCTCTGACTGCACAGCTTTGGGGTATGGTACATCTTGTGGTAATCTTGATGAGGTCGGGAACGCTTCCTATGCGTTCAACATGTATTTTCAGGTACATGATCAGAAGGCAGAGGCGTGTGACTTTGAGGGACTTGCCATAATCACTACCCATAATATTTCTCGAGAACAATGTAATTTCCCGATTCAAATCGGAGATCCAACATCAGGACATAGTGATCATAACCATAGGTTTGGTTCGATCATTGGGGTCGGTCTGGTGAGTATGTTGGTGCTCGTTATGGCACTATGA